In a single window of the Cydia amplana chromosome 4, ilCydAmpl1.1, whole genome shotgun sequence genome:
- the LOC134663116 gene encoding oxysterol-binding protein-related protein 1 translates to MGDNADGQYKYRTTLPVAQFSRGDFSLWSVLKNCVGKELSKITMPVVFNEPLSFLQRMLEYLEYAHLLRMASEQTDPVARMEYIAAFAVSALASNWERLGKPFNPLLGETYELERPEFRAVCEQVSHHPPVSAFHADSPHFVFHGSVHPKLKFCGKSVEIQPKGHVTVELPRWGEAYTWTNVNCCVHNVIVGKLWIEQYGAMEVTCHGGAGLKANLAFKPAGFNNRDLHRVDGFITDQNKKKIRFLYGKWTEFIKVCSAAAHEQWAREQEASATPAHTPKKVLAKLNSFKVGALRSMSIQDPEDPDNDEVPKSDDTYNIDIPGSTTLWEARSRPTNSAQYYQFTEFAMSLNEVERDMKGQLCPTDSRLRPDVRLLEQGDIDAAAAEKTRLEEKQRTARKALKKSADGWQARWFSQGTNPYTKQEDWLYNGGYWDRNYQHLKDIDIF, encoded by the exons AACAACCCTTCCTGTTGCCCAATTCAGCCGTGGCGACTTCTCCCTGTGGTCAGTCCTGAAGAACTGCGTCGGCAAGGAACTGTCCAAGATCACCATGCCGGTCGTGTTCAACGAGCCGCTATCGTTCCTGCAGCGCATGCTGGAGTACTTGGAGTACGCGCACTTGCTACGCATGGCGTCTGAGCAGACGGACCCGGTGGCGCGCATGGAGTATATCGCAG CATTTGCGGTGAGCGCCCTGGCTTCCAACTGGGAGCGCCTGGGAAAGCCCTTCAACCCGCTCCTTGGAGAGACCTACGAACTCGAGCGTCCAGAATTCAGGGCAGTCTGCGAGCAG GTATCCCACCACCCCCCAGTGTCTGCGTTCCACGCTGACAGCCCCCACTTCGTGTTCCACGGCTCCGTGCACCCCAAGCTCAAGTTCTGTGGCAAGAGCGTCGAGATCCAGCCCAAGGGTCATGTCACCGTGGAGCTGCCCAG ATGGGGCGAGGCCTACACTTGGACTAACGTGAACTGTTGCGTTCACAACGTGATTGTAGGCAAACTGTGGATTGAGCAGTATGGTGCTATGGAAGTCACATGCCATGGTGGTGCAGGGCTCAAGGCTAATCTGGCATTCAAGCCCGCTGGGTTCAATAATCGAGATCTACACCGTGTTGATGGCTTCATCACTGACCAGAA TAAAAAGAAAATCCGCTTCCTCTACGGCAAGTGGACGGAGTTCATCAAGGTCTGCAGCGCGGCCGCGCACGAGCAGTGGGCGCGGGAACAGGAGGCAAGCGCTACTCCGGCGCATACACCGAAGAAAGTGCTGGCTAAGCTCAACAGCTTCAAAGTGGGCGCGCTGCGGTCTATGTCTATTCAAGAC CCTGAAGACCCAGATAATGACGAGGTACCGAAGTCAGACGACACGTATAACATCGACATTCCTGGCTCCACCACCCTATGGGAAGCGAGGAGCCGACCCACCAACAGTGCACAG TATTACCAATTCACTGAATTCGCCATGTCGCTAAACGAGGTGGAGCGAGACATGAAAGGGCAGCTGTGCCCGACGGACAGTCGGCTACGCCCAGACGTCAGGCTTTTGGAACAGGGCGACATTGATGCTGCAGCTGCCGAGAAGACACGGCTTGAGGAGAAACAGAGGACAGCCAGGAAAGCGCTAAAGAAATCTGCTGATGGATGGCAAGCTAG GTGGTTCAGTCAAGGCACGAACCCCTATACGAAACAGGAGGACTGGCTTTACAACGGCGGTTACTGGGACCGCAACTACCAACATCTAAAAGACATCGACATATTCTAA